A genomic window from Variovorax paradoxus includes:
- a CDS encoding response regulator → MTLAVFIVEDEPLIQDSLKVVLEGYLQAEVVGTALSEAEAVAWLQANEEAWQLLVVDLLLKQGTGLGVLAALSALGRKRGIVVALTNAASPDNRAECIRLGADAVFDKAAEVNEFLAYCAAEH, encoded by the coding sequence ATGACGCTTGCCGTTTTTATTGTGGAAGACGAGCCGTTGATCCAAGACAGCCTCAAGGTCGTGCTCGAGGGCTATTTGCAGGCAGAGGTCGTAGGGACCGCGCTCTCCGAGGCTGAAGCTGTGGCCTGGCTCCAGGCGAATGAAGAGGCATGGCAGCTTCTCGTCGTGGATCTGTTGCTGAAACAGGGAACAGGGCTCGGCGTGTTGGCCGCCCTTTCAGCGCTCGGCAGGAAGAGAGGGATCGTGGTGGCGTTGACCAATGCGGCTTCTCCAGACAACCGTGCGGAGTGCATTCGTCTGGGCGCCGATGCGGTCTTCGACAAGGCAGCAGAGGTCAATGAGTTCCTTGCCTATTGCGCTGCC
- a CDS encoding DUF3309 domain-containing protein, with amino-acid sequence MSIGTILLIILILVLIGAFPSWPHSRSWGYGPSGILGVVVLVVIVLLLTGRL; translated from the coding sequence ATGAGCATTGGCACCATTCTTCTGATCATCCTGATCCTCGTTCTGATCGGGGCGTTTCCGTCATGGCCGCACAGCCGCAGCTGGGGTTACGGTCCGAGCGGCATTCTCGGCGTCGTCGTGCTCGTAGTGATCGTCTTGTTGTTGACGGGACGCCTCTAG